Proteins from one Triticum aestivum cultivar Chinese Spring chromosome 7A, IWGSC CS RefSeq v2.1, whole genome shotgun sequence genomic window:
- the LOC123148269 gene encoding auxin-responsive protein SAUR32, translated as MGVSLLRKQHSSAAGGSSGGSSMPPKGCMAVRVVGPGGRAEEEERFVVPVGYLKHPLFVGLLKEAEEEYGFQQQGAITIPCGVDNFRRVQAVIDGQRHGGSGSGRLVSGGHHHHGSSSGHLHFHLAACFRA; from the coding sequence ATGGGCGTGAGCCTGCTGAGGAAGCAGCACTCGTCGGCGGCGGGGGGCTCGAGCGGCGGCTCGTCGATGCCGCCCAAGGGGTGCATGGCGGTGCGCGTGGTGGGGCCGGGCGGccgcgcggaggaggaggagcggttcGTGGTGCCGGTGGGCTACCTCAAGCACCCGCTCTTCGTGGGCCtcctcaaggaggccgaggaggagtACGGCTTCCAGCAGCAGGGCGCCATCACCATCCCCTGCGGCGTCGACAACTTCCGCCGCGTGCAGGCCGTCATCGACGGCCAGCGGCACGGCGGCTCCGGCTCCGGCCGCCTCGTCTCCGGCGGCCACCACCACCACGGCTCCTCCTCGGGCCACCTCCACTTCCACCTCGCCGCCTGCTTCAGGGCCTGA